The following proteins come from a genomic window of Aphelocoma coerulescens isolate FSJ_1873_10779 chromosome 18, UR_Acoe_1.0, whole genome shotgun sequence:
- the SUMO2 gene encoding small ubiquitin-related modifier 2 has product MADEKPKEGVKTENNDHINLKVAGQDGSVVQFKIKRHTPLSKLMKAYCERQGLSMRQIRFRFDGQPINETDTPAQLEMEDEDTIDVFQQQTGGVY; this is encoded by the exons ATGGCCGACGAGAAGCCCAAG GAAGGAGTGAAGACTGAAAACAATGACCACATTAATCTGAAGGTGGCAGGGCAAGATGGGTCTGTGGTGCAGTTTAAGATTAAGAGGCACACACCACTTAGTAAACTAATGAAAGCCTATTGTGAACGACAG GGGTTGTCAATGAGGCAAATCAGATTCCGGTTCGATGGGCAGCCAATTAATGAAACAGACACACCTGCACAG TTGGAAATGGAGGATGAAGATACAATTGATGTGTTCCAGCAGCAAACAGGAGGAGTTtactaa
- the NUP85 gene encoding nuclear pore complex protein Nup85 isoform X2 — translation MDELDTEPPLVVVPGADPSARQLCFAWGPAEVLVCETLFGRAGTGEGAPSSSRVFVVRRDQDIYIQTLRKLFNESHGIFMGLQRSEEELAGKSRKAQLVQVSKNYRSVIRACMEDMHQAAVSTRDPALQGQYSTQVSILSAMELIWNLCEILFVEAAAAGPLLLRLLDWVRLHVCDVDSMVREVLSSESPSKHKLFWNVVDVFVLQGRMDEARHLLSKEASANPTSMNMYKILDDLMKKMPVPSLGNTQTLTELELKWQHWHEECQRYLQDGTFASNPHMESICKILVGDEDAILEKKELMTTWYHFLVTRLLYSHPTVKPLELRFYAQSSMDLFLGGESSPEPLDMILMAAFEFEMHQVIKECSIVLSNWWFVAHLTDLLDHCKLLQSHNLYFGSNMREFLLLEYASGLFSHHSLWQLGVDYFDHCPEYGRVYLELHIERIPLSTEQKALKVLRICEQRQMHEQVRSICKIMAMKALRNNRLGSALSWSIRAKDAAFATLISDRFLKDYCERGCFSDLDLIDNLGPSMLLSDRLTFLGKYREFHRLYGEKRFPEAARLLLMLMTAHIAPCSFWMTLLTDALPLLEQKEVIFSAEQTYELMRCLEDLTAGNPDQQKFQDDDVETTKVEMLRLALARNLARVIVKEGTVEGS, via the exons ATGGACGAGTTGGACACGGAGCCGCCGCTCGTG GTGGTGCCGGGCGCGGACCCATCGGCCCGGCAGCTTTGCTTCGCCTGGGGCCCCGCGGAGGTGCTGGTGTGCGAGACGCTCTTCGGCCGCGCAG GGACCGGGGAAGGAGCGCCGAGCTCCTCCCGCGTCTTCGTGGTCCGCAGGGATCAGGACATTTACATCCAGACGCTGCGGAAACTCTTCAACGAGTCGCACGGGATCTTCATGGGGCTGCAGCGGAGCGAGGAGGAGCTGGCGGGGAAGTCGAGGAAGGCGCA ATTGGTTCAAGTGAGTAAAAACTACCGCTCAGTGATAAGGGCCTGCATGGAGGACATGCACCAGGCAGCTG TTTCGACCCGGGACCCTGCCCTGCAAGGCCAGTACAGCACTCAG GTTTCCATTCTCTCTGCGATGGAGCTGATCTGGAACCTGTGTGAGATTCTGTTTGTTGAAGCAGCTGCAG CTGGGCCCCTCCTGCTGCGCCTCCTGGACTGGGTGCGGCTCCACGTGTGTGACGTGGACAGCATGGTCCGGGAGGTCCTGAGCAGCGAGAGTCCATCCAAACACAAGCTCTTCTGGAATGTG gTGGATGTCTTTGTGCTCCAAGGCCGGATGGATGAAGCACGGCACCTGCTCTCCAAGGAAGCCAGTGCCAATCCCACATCCATGAACATGTACAAAATCTTGGATGACTTGATGAAGAAGATGCCTGTGCCCAGT CTTGGCAACACCCAGACACtgacagagctggagctgaagtGGCAGCACTGGCACGAGGAGTGTCAGCGGTATCTACAGGATGGAACTTTTGCTTCCAATCCCCACATGGAGTCCATTTGCAAG ATCCTGGTGGGAGATGAGGATGCCATTCTGGAGAAGAAGGAGCTCATGACCACATGGTATCACTTCCTGGTCACCCGGCTCCTCTATTCCCACCCCACGGTGAAGCCGCTGGAGCTGCGGTTCTATGCACAG TCTAGTATGGACCTGTTCCTGGGTggagagagcagccctgagcctCTAGACATGATTTTAATGGCAGCCTTTGAATTTGAGATGCATCAAGTGATCAAGGAATGCAG CATTGTCCTGAGCAACTGGTGGTTTGTGGCTCATCTGACTGACCTGTTGGATCACTGCAAACTCCTGCAGTCTCACAATCTCTA TTTTGGTTCAAATATGCGGGAATTCCTCCTGCTGGAGTACGCCTCAGGACTCTTCTCCCATCACAG CCTGTGGCAGCTGGGGGTGGATTACTTCGACCACTGCCCGGAGTACGGCCGAGTGTACCTGGAGCTGCACATCGAGCGCATCCCGCTCAGCACGGAGCAGAAGGCCCTCAAGGTGCTGAGGATCTGTGAGCAGAGGCAGATGCACGAACAAG TGCGCAGCATCTGTAAGATCATGGCTATGAAGGCGCTGCGGAACAACcgcctgggctctgccctgtccTGGAGCATCCGAGCCAAGGACGCGGCCTTTGCCACCCTCATCTCGGACCG ATTCCTTAAGGACTATTGTGAAAGGGGGTGTTTCTCTGACCTGGACCTCATTGACAATCTGGGTCCGTCCATGCTGCTCAGTGACCGGCTCACAttcctcg GGAAGTACCGGGAGTTCCACCGGCTGTACGGGGAGAAGCGGTTCCCGGAGGCGGCGCGGCTGCTGCTGATGCTGATGACGGCTCACATCGCCCCCTGCTCCTTCTGGATGACGCTGCTCACGGACGCGCTGCCGCTGCTGGAACAGAAGGAG GTCATATTTTCAGCAGAGCAGACTTACGAGTTGATGCGATGCCTGGAAGACCTGACAGCAGGGAATCCAGATCAGCAGAAATTCCAG GATGATGATGTTGAGACAACCAAAGTGGAAATGCTGAGACTTGCTCTCGCACGGAACCTCGCACGAGTCATTGTCAAAGAAGGCACTGTGGAAGGGTCTTGA
- the NUP85 gene encoding nuclear pore complex protein Nup85 isoform X1, producing MDELDTEPPLVVVPGADPSARQLCFAWGPAEVLVCETLFGRAGTGEGAPSSSRVFVVRRDQDIYIQTLRKLFNESHGIFMGLQRSEEELAGKSRKAHFSVFGRLVQVSKNYRSVIRACMEDMHQAAVSTRDPALQGQYSTQVSILSAMELIWNLCEILFVEAAAAGPLLLRLLDWVRLHVCDVDSMVREVLSSESPSKHKLFWNVVDVFVLQGRMDEARHLLSKEASANPTSMNMYKILDDLMKKMPVPSLGNTQTLTELELKWQHWHEECQRYLQDGTFASNPHMESICKILVGDEDAILEKKELMTTWYHFLVTRLLYSHPTVKPLELRFYAQSSMDLFLGGESSPEPLDMILMAAFEFEMHQVIKECSIVLSNWWFVAHLTDLLDHCKLLQSHNLYFGSNMREFLLLEYASGLFSHHSLWQLGVDYFDHCPEYGRVYLELHIERIPLSTEQKALKVLRICEQRQMHEQVRSICKIMAMKALRNNRLGSALSWSIRAKDAAFATLISDRFLKDYCERGCFSDLDLIDNLGPSMLLSDRLTFLGKYREFHRLYGEKRFPEAARLLLMLMTAHIAPCSFWMTLLTDALPLLEQKEVIFSAEQTYELMRCLEDLTAGNPDQQKFQDDDVETTKVEMLRLALARNLARVIVKEGTVEGS from the exons ATGGACGAGTTGGACACGGAGCCGCCGCTCGTG GTGGTGCCGGGCGCGGACCCATCGGCCCGGCAGCTTTGCTTCGCCTGGGGCCCCGCGGAGGTGCTGGTGTGCGAGACGCTCTTCGGCCGCGCAG GGACCGGGGAAGGAGCGCCGAGCTCCTCCCGCGTCTTCGTGGTCCGCAGGGATCAGGACATTTACATCCAGACGCTGCGGAAACTCTTCAACGAGTCGCACGGGATCTTCATGGGGCTGCAGCGGAGCGAGGAGGAGCTGGCGGGGAAGTCGAGGAAGGCGCA tttttctgtgtttggcAGATTGGTTCAAGTGAGTAAAAACTACCGCTCAGTGATAAGGGCCTGCATGGAGGACATGCACCAGGCAGCTG TTTCGACCCGGGACCCTGCCCTGCAAGGCCAGTACAGCACTCAG GTTTCCATTCTCTCTGCGATGGAGCTGATCTGGAACCTGTGTGAGATTCTGTTTGTTGAAGCAGCTGCAG CTGGGCCCCTCCTGCTGCGCCTCCTGGACTGGGTGCGGCTCCACGTGTGTGACGTGGACAGCATGGTCCGGGAGGTCCTGAGCAGCGAGAGTCCATCCAAACACAAGCTCTTCTGGAATGTG gTGGATGTCTTTGTGCTCCAAGGCCGGATGGATGAAGCACGGCACCTGCTCTCCAAGGAAGCCAGTGCCAATCCCACATCCATGAACATGTACAAAATCTTGGATGACTTGATGAAGAAGATGCCTGTGCCCAGT CTTGGCAACACCCAGACACtgacagagctggagctgaagtGGCAGCACTGGCACGAGGAGTGTCAGCGGTATCTACAGGATGGAACTTTTGCTTCCAATCCCCACATGGAGTCCATTTGCAAG ATCCTGGTGGGAGATGAGGATGCCATTCTGGAGAAGAAGGAGCTCATGACCACATGGTATCACTTCCTGGTCACCCGGCTCCTCTATTCCCACCCCACGGTGAAGCCGCTGGAGCTGCGGTTCTATGCACAG TCTAGTATGGACCTGTTCCTGGGTggagagagcagccctgagcctCTAGACATGATTTTAATGGCAGCCTTTGAATTTGAGATGCATCAAGTGATCAAGGAATGCAG CATTGTCCTGAGCAACTGGTGGTTTGTGGCTCATCTGACTGACCTGTTGGATCACTGCAAACTCCTGCAGTCTCACAATCTCTA TTTTGGTTCAAATATGCGGGAATTCCTCCTGCTGGAGTACGCCTCAGGACTCTTCTCCCATCACAG CCTGTGGCAGCTGGGGGTGGATTACTTCGACCACTGCCCGGAGTACGGCCGAGTGTACCTGGAGCTGCACATCGAGCGCATCCCGCTCAGCACGGAGCAGAAGGCCCTCAAGGTGCTGAGGATCTGTGAGCAGAGGCAGATGCACGAACAAG TGCGCAGCATCTGTAAGATCATGGCTATGAAGGCGCTGCGGAACAACcgcctgggctctgccctgtccTGGAGCATCCGAGCCAAGGACGCGGCCTTTGCCACCCTCATCTCGGACCG ATTCCTTAAGGACTATTGTGAAAGGGGGTGTTTCTCTGACCTGGACCTCATTGACAATCTGGGTCCGTCCATGCTGCTCAGTGACCGGCTCACAttcctcg GGAAGTACCGGGAGTTCCACCGGCTGTACGGGGAGAAGCGGTTCCCGGAGGCGGCGCGGCTGCTGCTGATGCTGATGACGGCTCACATCGCCCCCTGCTCCTTCTGGATGACGCTGCTCACGGACGCGCTGCCGCTGCTGGAACAGAAGGAG GTCATATTTTCAGCAGAGCAGACTTACGAGTTGATGCGATGCCTGGAAGACCTGACAGCAGGGAATCCAGATCAGCAGAAATTCCAG GATGATGATGTTGAGACAACCAAAGTGGAAATGCTGAGACTTGCTCTCGCACGGAACCTCGCACGAGTCATTGTCAAAGAAGGCACTGTGGAAGGGTCTTGA